One genomic window of Gracilinema caldarium DSM 7334 includes the following:
- a CDS encoding ABC transporter substrate-binding protein, whose amino-acid sequence MKRILLTGLGMLVTIGILSLVSCGDKQPKETKRTLKIWHYESENGAMGLAWKVAMDKFKEKHPDVTIIYENKGFEQIRQTASMVLNSDDAPDIMEYNKGNASAGLLSKQGLLADLTDEANKRGWDKILSPSLQTTCKYNEQGIMGGDKWYGVTNYGEYVMVYYNKDMFKKYNLELPKTLDEFEKIMSVFLKAGVVPLVVAGAEYPAQHIFYELVLSKADRNFVNAYQLYKGNVSFKGPEMTFGAQRLLEWVRKGYIGKDSISMKAENMGVAFTNGNYPIMISGSWWYGRFMNEIKNFEWGIFSFPGNTLHPGSGGNIWVISSKSKNKDLAYDFIDITLSPEIQTILANAGGIPVNADISKITDQKIKELVEGFDTINKNDGLAFYPDWPAAGYYDTLVATIQELMGETKTIPQFLEALEKSYNENKAQ is encoded by the coding sequence ATGAAACGGATACTACTTACAGGGTTGGGAATGCTGGTAACTATCGGTATTCTTAGTTTAGTTAGTTGTGGAGATAAGCAACCTAAAGAAACAAAGAGGACCTTAAAAATTTGGCATTATGAATCGGAAAATGGTGCAATGGGCTTAGCTTGGAAAGTTGCAATGGATAAATTTAAGGAAAAACATCCCGATGTTACCATTATTTATGAAAATAAAGGGTTTGAACAAATAAGACAGACTGCAAGTATGGTTCTCAATTCTGATGATGCACCAGATATAATGGAATATAATAAAGGTAATGCATCAGCTGGACTTCTTTCAAAGCAAGGTTTATTAGCAGATCTAACAGATGAGGCTAATAAACGTGGATGGGATAAAATCTTAAGTCCAAGTTTGCAAACTACCTGCAAATATAATGAACAAGGAATTATGGGTGGTGATAAATGGTATGGTGTTACAAATTACGGTGAATACGTAATGGTTTATTATAATAAAGATATGTTTAAAAAATATAATCTAGAATTACCCAAGACGCTAGATGAATTTGAAAAGATTATGTCAGTGTTCTTAAAAGCAGGAGTCGTACCTCTTGTGGTAGCAGGAGCAGAATATCCTGCCCAACATATATTCTATGAATTAGTTCTATCAAAGGCAGATCGTAATTTTGTCAATGCATATCAACTCTATAAAGGTAATGTTTCTTTTAAAGGACCCGAAATGACTTTTGGTGCACAACGTCTTTTAGAGTGGGTCAGAAAAGGATATATAGGCAAGGATTCCATCAGTATGAAAGCTGAAAATATGGGAGTTGCATTTACAAATGGTAATTATCCTATCATGATTTCTGGTAGTTGGTGGTATGGCCGTTTCATGAATGAAATTAAAAACTTTGAGTGGGGTATTTTTTCGTTCCCAGGAAATACCCTGCATCCTGGTTCTGGTGGTAATATTTGGGTTATATCTTCAAAATCTAAGAATAAAGATCTTGCTTATGATTTTATAGATATAACACTTTCGCCAGAAATACAAACAATATTGGCTAATGCAGGTGGAATCCCGGTAAATGCAGATATTTCTAAAATAACAGATCAAAAAATAAAAGAACTAGTAGAAGGCTTTGATACAATTAATAAAAATGATGGGCTAGCGTTTTATCCTGATTGGCCAGCCGCTGGTTATTACGATACCCTTGTAGCTACTATTCAAGAATTAATGGGAGAAACTAAAACAATTCCTCAATTCTTAGAAGCTCTTGAAAAGTCATATAATGAAAATAAAGCACAATAA
- the yicI gene encoding alpha-xylosidase, whose protein sequence is MKFTNGYWLLRDNVQASYATVAFDVEEGLDEQGRPSLIIYAPTKQINHRGDTLNGTLLTISYSSPMQDVIRVRVEHFRGTKDRGPHYELYSTGNPEIETINKTNEHEANTQNNGNPYIPQVYWEGTTAADRLLWQGKCMDSTKEEYALNGQAASPRAYFVAGNLSIMVDLQAKGWKAEVLGHSDVITSWDSKSTAYMLVDTKYPYMVDSLRLSPGETIYGLGERFGPLVKNGQTIDIWNEDGGTASEQAYKNIPFCLSNRGYGLFINATNKVSFEIASEKTSRLQFSVPGETIEYYLIYGPTPKEILSKYTLLTGRPALPPPWAFGLWLTTSFTTSYDEKTVQSFIDGMKAREIPLRVFHFDCFWMREYQWIDLQWDNRTFPDPKGMLHRLKQQGLSICVWINPYVAQRSPLFDEAVQHNFLLKKPNGDIWQTDMWQAGMGIIDFTNPAATQWFQEKLSSLIDMGVDCFKTDFGERIPTDVVYFDGSDPIKMHNYYTFLYNKCVFQVLEQKKGNGKAVLFARSATVGSQRFPAHWGGDCESTYEAMAETLRGGLSLALSGFGFWSHDIGGFEGMPPSDLYKRWLAFGLLSPLSRLHGSSSYRVPWLFDEEAVTVAREFTRLKCRLMPYLYQKAVEAHTTGISMLRPMIVEFPEDPNCTYIDLQYMLGDALLVVPISTSSGRVTLYVPAGRWTNRFRNEVIEGPCWIETACTYHELPLLVRPHTILPIGSVDTRPDYSYTEDVEFEVYQLEDNKEAKVIIPDHSGTPAASITIHKNAGIYNISAKGDLHRWSVLLLAVSGEATILSGHGTVEMTERGLRIQVDTHHLVVGVSYN, encoded by the coding sequence ATGAAATTTACCAATGGATATTGGCTGCTTCGTGATAATGTACAAGCTTCATATGCAACGGTTGCATTTGATGTAGAAGAAGGGCTTGATGAACAAGGCCGCCCATCACTTATCATATATGCCCCAACAAAACAGATAAACCACCGAGGCGATACTCTTAATGGTACTCTTCTTACCATTTCTTATTCATCACCTATGCAAGATGTAATACGAGTACGGGTAGAGCATTTTCGAGGGACCAAGGATCGGGGGCCTCATTATGAACTCTATTCAACAGGGAATCCAGAAATAGAAACCATCAATAAAACCAACGAACATGAAGCCAATACTCAGAATAACGGAAATCCCTATATCCCTCAGGTATATTGGGAAGGAACTACAGCTGCGGATCGCCTCCTTTGGCAAGGAAAGTGTATGGATTCTACTAAAGAAGAGTATGCTTTGAATGGGCAGGCTGCTTCACCCCGGGCCTACTTTGTGGCAGGTAATCTTTCTATTATGGTCGATTTACAAGCTAAGGGATGGAAGGCTGAGGTGCTTGGGCATAGTGATGTCATTACCTCCTGGGACAGTAAATCCACAGCATATATGTTAGTAGATACAAAATATCCCTATATGGTAGATAGCCTTCGGCTTTCTCCTGGAGAAACGATCTATGGTCTTGGAGAACGATTTGGGCCGCTCGTTAAAAATGGACAAACTATTGATATTTGGAATGAAGATGGCGGAACCGCCAGTGAACAGGCTTATAAAAACATTCCCTTCTGTCTTTCAAATCGTGGCTATGGTCTATTTATTAATGCAACCAATAAGGTCTCTTTTGAGATCGCTTCAGAAAAAACGAGTCGACTGCAATTCAGTGTTCCCGGTGAGACTATTGAATATTATTTAATTTATGGTCCAACGCCAAAGGAAATCCTTTCTAAATATACCCTACTTACTGGAAGGCCTGCTTTACCTCCACCCTGGGCTTTCGGATTATGGCTTACCACTTCCTTTACCACTTCCTATGATGAAAAGACCGTGCAATCTTTTATAGATGGGATGAAAGCGCGAGAAATTCCACTTCGAGTATTCCACTTTGATTGTTTCTGGATGCGAGAATACCAATGGATCGACCTGCAGTGGGATAATCGTACTTTTCCTGATCCAAAGGGTATGCTTCATCGACTTAAACAGCAGGGGCTTTCTATCTGTGTATGGATTAATCCCTATGTGGCACAACGGTCACCACTCTTTGATGAAGCAGTCCAACACAACTTTTTACTTAAAAAACCGAATGGTGATATTTGGCAAACCGATATGTGGCAGGCAGGAATGGGAATCATCGATTTTACTAATCCTGCTGCAACCCAATGGTTTCAGGAAAAATTGAGCAGCCTCATTGATATGGGGGTTGATTGTTTTAAAACCGATTTTGGCGAGCGGATTCCCACGGATGTAGTATACTTTGATGGATCTGATCCTATCAAGATGCATAACTATTATACGTTTTTATATAATAAATGTGTTTTCCAGGTACTAGAGCAAAAAAAAGGAAACGGTAAAGCGGTGCTTTTTGCCCGTTCTGCTACTGTAGGAAGTCAGCGATTCCCTGCACACTGGGGAGGTGACTGTGAATCAACCTATGAGGCCATGGCAGAAACATTACGGGGCGGTCTTTCACTCGCCCTAAGCGGCTTTGGTTTTTGGAGTCATGATATTGGTGGTTTTGAAGGGATGCCCCCATCGGACCTCTATAAACGTTGGCTTGCATTCGGTCTTTTGTCTCCCTTAAGCCGGCTTCATGGGTCAAGTTCTTATCGTGTTCCTTGGTTGTTTGATGAAGAAGCAGTTACGGTGGCACGGGAATTTACTCGTTTAAAATGCCGGCTTATGCCCTATCTTTATCAAAAAGCGGTTGAGGCCCATACCACCGGTATTTCTATGCTTCGTCCAATGATAGTAGAATTCCCGGAGGATCCAAATTGTACCTATATTGATCTGCAGTATATGTTAGGCGATGCACTTCTGGTAGTTCCAATTTCTACTTCTTCCGGGCGAGTTACATTGTATGTTCCTGCAGGAAGATGGACTAATCGATTCAGGAACGAAGTTATAGAAGGACCTTGCTGGATTGAAACTGCCTGTACTTATCATGAGCTACCCCTTCTTGTACGACCCCATACGATATTGCCTATTGGATCAGTAGATACCCGGCCTGATTATTCATATACCGAGGATGTTGAGTTCGAAGTATACCAACTTGAAGATAACAAGGAAGCAAAGGTTATAATCCCAGATCATTCAGGAACACCTGCTGCTTCCATTACGATACATAAGAATGCTGGAATCTATAATATAAGCGCCAAAGGGGATCTACATCGTTGGTCTGTTTTATTACTAGCAGTGAGCGGTGAAGCCACAATCCTATCTGGTCATGGAACCGTGGAAATGACAGAACGAGGCCTGAGGATACAAGTCGATACACATCATCTTGTGGTAGGGGTGTCATATAACTAG
- a CDS encoding HAMP domain-containing sensor histidine kinase, producing the protein MKIRTQFYLLIAGIILIPFLMGIIFFLIQKRNAPVSLQPIPGYEEIVKIAGNAINREAWDQISDFLSRRPPWADFIITDINRTILFSTLSNFPGGTKLSDSELTQYIRDNSHHYIFQFDAPTRLSNNGLLVITQALREKKRPPNPVERFIQYGLISLLTLLIFSITMSIIIANSITKSVLILEQATRRIAAGELDLEVAVRGSNEITSLTSSLNRMRLDLKEDIIRRSRFIMGISHDLKTPLALIKGYTEAIRDGITDDQASKSRAIDIILSKVEQLEGMIDDLMDFVRMDTSEWQQHLIEQPFLPFLYAFCKRVSIDAQLLHREVAFDLNIPEHTQVKMNEALITRALENLISNALRYTREGGKVQITAQLENRAMNKSAILVTITDNGIGIDQEDLDRIFELFYRGTNSRREAGMGIGLSVVKSIIDSHGWKISVFSNKQEGSTFSITIPIFS; encoded by the coding sequence ATGAAAATTCGTACTCAATTTTATTTACTCATTGCTGGTATTATCCTTATTCCATTTCTTATGGGAATTATTTTTTTTCTTATTCAAAAACGAAATGCCCCCGTTAGTCTCCAGCCTATTCCAGGATATGAGGAGATTGTTAAAATAGCAGGCAATGCAATCAATCGAGAAGCATGGGATCAAATATCTGATTTTTTATCCAGACGTCCCCCATGGGCAGATTTTATTATTACTGACATAAATCGAACTATTTTATTTTCAACACTTTCTAATTTCCCGGGTGGGACTAAACTTTCTGATAGTGAACTTACACAATATATTCGAGATAATAGTCATCACTACATATTTCAATTTGATGCACCTACAAGGCTATCTAATAATGGACTTCTGGTTATTACTCAGGCATTACGAGAAAAAAAACGTCCCCCAAATCCTGTAGAACGGTTTATTCAATATGGGTTAATATCGTTGCTAACCTTACTCATTTTTTCCATTACTATGTCTATTATCATTGCTAATTCAATTACCAAATCTGTTTTAATACTTGAACAGGCGACCCGTAGAATTGCTGCAGGAGAATTAGATTTAGAAGTCGCTGTACGAGGTAGTAATGAGATTACAAGTCTTACAAGTTCACTTAATCGTATGAGGCTTGATCTTAAGGAAGACATTATTCGTCGTTCTCGTTTTATTATGGGAATCTCCCATGACCTAAAAACCCCCCTTGCGCTTATTAAAGGATATACTGAGGCTATCAGAGATGGAATAACTGATGATCAAGCTTCTAAATCACGGGCTATTGACATTATCCTTTCAAAAGTTGAGCAATTAGAAGGCATGATAGATGATCTTATGGATTTTGTTCGGATGGATACAAGTGAATGGCAGCAACATCTTATAGAACAGCCCTTTTTACCTTTTTTATATGCCTTTTGCAAAAGAGTTTCCATAGATGCCCAGCTTCTTCATAGAGAAGTTGCTTTTGATCTTAATATACCAGAACATACTCAAGTAAAAATGAATGAAGCTCTTATAACGAGGGCCTTAGAAAATCTTATAAGTAACGCCCTCAGGTATACCCGAGAGGGTGGAAAAGTTCAAATTACCGCACAACTCGAAAACCGCGCTATGAATAAATCTGCCATTTTAGTTACAATTACAGACAATGGTATTGGGATTGATCAGGAAGATTTAGATAGGATCTTTGAACTATTTTATCGAGGTACAAATTCCAGAAGAGAAGCCGGAATGGGGATTGGTCTTTCAGTAGTAAAAAGCATTATCGATTCTCATGGGTGGAAAATTTCAGTTTTTTCTAATAAACAAGAAGGAAGTACCTTTAGCATTACTATTCCTATTTTTTCGTAA
- a CDS encoding LacI family DNA-binding transcriptional regulator: MATIHDVAKYAGVSISTVSYVLSGVRPVSAPTRQKVLDAMETLGYRPNPHARALSSKESHLLALFIPPTRRGLGETEIDFASHVSKEAMREGYHTILVTDEYDDLIALKEFIHQSLVDGIILMEVHTHDPRVDFLLHENIPFVIIGHCENIHTNWVDIDFEKTLFSGIQYFIEQGYRAIAFVNQSEAVYTSGYGPVVRSFQAIQRAKHIYSCDRLVHYFCEAYNEYGYELTKKIIKEEPFINAFIVMNDRALPGMYRAFYEAQKRIPDDVAIVSMVTSEQAAEMLYPPLTTLEFPTEILAVQAVQQLISQIRGKPTVHFQNTLLCPLIERHSTKRKSVL, encoded by the coding sequence GTGGCTACCATTCATGATGTGGCAAAATATGCAGGAGTTTCTATTAGTACGGTTTCATATGTTCTGAGTGGTGTTCGGCCGGTGTCAGCCCCGACACGGCAGAAAGTCTTGGACGCTATGGAAACCTTAGGATATCGTCCTAATCCTCATGCTCGAGCGCTATCCAGCAAAGAAAGTCATTTATTAGCCCTTTTTATTCCTCCAACTCGTAGAGGCTTAGGTGAAACGGAAATTGATTTTGCTAGTCATGTATCAAAGGAAGCAATGAGAGAAGGTTATCATACAATTCTCGTCACTGATGAGTATGATGATCTCATAGCCCTTAAAGAATTTATACATCAGAGTCTTGTAGATGGGATAATTCTTATGGAGGTTCATACTCACGATCCGCGGGTAGACTTCCTTCTTCATGAAAACATACCTTTCGTAATTATTGGACATTGTGAAAATATTCATACCAATTGGGTTGATATTGATTTTGAAAAAACTCTCTTTTCGGGGATTCAATATTTTATCGAACAAGGTTATCGAGCTATTGCATTTGTTAATCAATCTGAAGCAGTCTATACCTCTGGCTATGGACCAGTCGTTCGTTCTTTTCAGGCCATCCAACGAGCAAAGCATATTTATTCCTGTGACAGGCTGGTTCATTATTTTTGCGAAGCTTACAATGAATACGGATATGAATTAACAAAAAAAATAATAAAAGAAGAACCATTTATTAATGCCTTTATTGTTATGAATGACCGAGCTTTACCAGGTATGTACCGTGCTTTCTATGAAGCACAAAAAAGGATTCCCGATGATGTGGCAATAGTGAGTATGGTTACATCAGAACAAGCTGCGGAAATGCTGTATCCCCCGCTTACAACTCTTGAATTTCCCACAGAAATTCTTGCAGTGCAAGCTGTTCAGCAACTTATATCACAGATAAGGGGAAAACCGACAGTTCATTTTCAAAACACTTTACTATGCCCTTTAATAGAGCGTCACTCTACAAAAAGAAAATCCGTATTATAA
- a CDS encoding carbohydrate ABC transporter permease: MNLFISCTKWNGVGLPQWVGFSNYRKAITDTVFWASFKNNIIMILAVTVIPTILGLLLAVFLFDFGIPHFGQKNIAIIRSAIYLPQILPVAIAGIVWGWILDPTYGALNMILRTIGLDNLTRNWLGDPTSALPSVMGIMVWFQIGYPLVICMSALQRIDPQILEAAQIDGAGWLRRFFISIFIIRPEILVVVLTTTIYALKLFAQIYVLTRGGPGTATLVPSYFAYQNFFEKANVGYGAAISSIMTAIIFILTAIFISVQMKHEGVGEY; the protein is encoded by the coding sequence ATGAATTTGTTTATTAGCTGTACTAAATGGAATGGTGTAGGTTTACCTCAATGGGTTGGTTTTTCAAATTATAGAAAAGCAATAACTGATACGGTATTTTGGGCTTCTTTTAAAAATAATATTATAATGATTTTAGCAGTTACAGTAATACCGACCATTCTTGGATTGCTTCTTGCGGTCTTCCTTTTTGATTTTGGGATCCCTCATTTTGGACAAAAGAATATTGCAATTATCAGAAGCGCTATATATCTACCACAGATACTACCTGTTGCGATTGCAGGTATTGTTTGGGGATGGATTCTTGATCCAACATATGGTGCACTAAATATGATTTTACGAACAATTGGGCTCGATAATTTAACACGTAATTGGTTAGGAGATCCGACAAGCGCTTTGCCATCAGTAATGGGTATTATGGTATGGTTTCAGATTGGTTATCCACTTGTTATTTGTATGTCAGCACTACAGCGAATAGATCCTCAAATCCTGGAAGCTGCTCAAATAGATGGTGCTGGATGGTTGCGACGTTTTTTTATATCCATATTTATTATAAGGCCAGAAATATTAGTTGTTGTACTTACAACAACAATTTATGCACTGAAGCTGTTTGCTCAAATCTATGTTTTAACGAGAGGTGGTCCAGGGACAGCCACATTAGTGCCTTCTTATTTTGCATATCAAAACTTTTTTGAAAAGGCAAATGTAGGTTATGGTGCGGCAATCTCTTCAATTATGACTGCTATTATTTTTATATTAACAGCTATATTTATAAGTGTACAAATGAAGCATGAAGGAGTAGGTGAATACTGA
- a CDS encoding carbohydrate ABC transporter permease, with amino-acid sequence MNHSKRLFEQWEKIGAFILIAFIVLIMLFPFYIVFLNAFKTPVDYAQRGPLVWPSPFSFQGISNFWLRVDFTNKLMNSFSISLAVAIIAVGISLLNAYALGIGRIKGRTILLVLFVVANTLPHEALVYPLYYLAKLLKIYDRQIAVILVFSVIQSAFGTYLLSSVYASFPRELLEAAEVDGCTKTTTLFHIVAPISMPTLSVLFTFFFIWTWNEFFLPLILLISNNRQTVPIAISVTQGQHNMDATMASASALLGILPCLIFFFIFQRTLTKGITAGSLK; translated from the coding sequence ATGAATCATTCGAAACGCTTATTTGAACAATGGGAAAAAATTGGGGCATTTATTTTAATTGCTTTTATTGTGCTCATCATGTTATTTCCTTTTTATATAGTTTTTCTAAATGCATTTAAAACCCCAGTCGATTATGCACAACGAGGCCCCCTTGTATGGCCTTCACCATTTTCATTTCAAGGAATTAGTAATTTCTGGCTACGAGTCGATTTTACAAACAAATTGATGAATAGCTTTTCTATTAGTCTTGCAGTAGCCATTATTGCTGTAGGAATATCACTTCTTAACGCGTATGCCTTGGGAATAGGTCGTATAAAAGGTAGAACTATATTACTTGTTTTGTTTGTAGTAGCAAATACGCTTCCTCACGAGGCTCTTGTATATCCTCTGTATTATCTTGCAAAACTTTTAAAAATATATGATCGGCAAATTGCGGTAATACTTGTATTTTCTGTTATACAAAGTGCCTTTGGAACCTATTTATTAAGTTCAGTTTATGCATCTTTTCCTCGAGAATTGCTGGAAGCAGCTGAAGTAGATGGATGTACAAAAACAACTACTCTTTTTCATATTGTTGCTCCGATAAGTATGCCAACCTTATCTGTTTTGTTTACATTCTTCTTCATATGGACTTGGAATGAGTTTTTCTTACCACTTATATTACTAATTTCTAATAATCGACAAACAGTTCCTATAGCTATTTCTGTAACTCAAGGGCAACATAATATGGACGCTACTATGGCAAGTGCGTCAGCGTTGTTAGGCATATTACCATGTCTTATTTTCTTTTTTATATTTCAACGGACCCTTACTAAGGGAATCACTGCTGGGAGCCTTAAATGA
- a CDS encoding aldo/keto reductase, with product MNGTMKYRPLGKTGITVSEIGMGLWAAGGDAWGKTEDDEVLRAIDYALDHGVTFFDTADVYGNGHSEELLGKAMKGRRDKFIVATKIGWRGFDGEKGQSAYTTVESFIAGVESNLKRLETDYIDVMQSHIDFRDPTMEVFLEGFQKLKQAGKIRAYGVSTSNFEYLKAFNHNGKANTIQIDYSILNRTSEQEILPYCREQGLGVIIRGAIAMGILAGKFTAETRFGEGDFRRRWHDNPEEYQVFLKDLEKVEALRKLQRPDRSLATVALQFVLAHPAVSTVIPGIKTVAQMEANLKAAQLPPLNQEELSLIDHIVPPGGGRKIWPA from the coding sequence ATGAATGGAACCATGAAGTACCGTCCCCTGGGGAAAACAGGGATCACGGTGAGCGAAATCGGTATGGGACTCTGGGCCGCAGGGGGAGATGCATGGGGAAAAACAGAGGATGATGAAGTCCTGCGGGCTATCGATTATGCCCTGGACCATGGGGTCACCTTCTTCGATACCGCCGACGTCTACGGGAACGGCCACAGCGAGGAACTCTTGGGCAAGGCCATGAAGGGCCGGCGGGATAAGTTTATTGTGGCGACCAAGATTGGCTGGCGGGGTTTTGACGGCGAAAAGGGACAGAGCGCCTACACCACCGTAGAAAGTTTTATAGCCGGCGTCGAAAGCAACCTGAAGCGGCTCGAGACCGATTATATTGATGTGATGCAGAGTCATATTGATTTCCGGGACCCTACGATGGAGGTGTTCCTGGAGGGGTTCCAGAAACTGAAGCAGGCCGGGAAAATCCGCGCCTATGGGGTCAGCACGAGCAATTTTGAATACCTGAAGGCCTTCAACCATAACGGTAAGGCAAACACCATCCAGATTGATTACAGCATCCTGAACCGGACGAGCGAACAGGAGATCCTGCCCTACTGCCGCGAGCAGGGCCTGGGGGTGATTATCCGCGGAGCCATTGCCATGGGCATCCTGGCGGGAAAATTTACCGCTGAAACCCGCTTTGGCGAGGGGGATTTCCGGCGCCGCTGGCATGACAACCCCGAAGAATATCAGGTCTTCCTTAAGGATCTGGAAAAGGTAGAAGCCCTCCGTAAACTCCAGCGGCCTGACCGGTCCCTGGCAACGGTGGCTCTCCAGTTTGTGCTGGCACACCCTGCGGTCTCAACGGTCATCCCCGGCATTAAGACCGTAGCCCAAATGGAGGCTAACCTTAAGGCAGCCCAACTGCCGCCCCTCAACCAGGAAGAGCTGAGCCTGATCGATCACATTGTGCCCCCCGGCGGCGGCCGCAAGATCTGGCCAGCCTGA